The proteins below come from a single bacterium genomic window:
- a CDS encoding polysaccharide biosynthesis C-terminal domain-containing protein yields the protein MDLEKSISEKIIRNTKFNTLSHFWGILVALFLTPYIIRHIGVERYGIWAIVGAITGYFGLMDFGVRDSFVKFIAEFYAKKDYKTINQVINVGLVFYSLLGAVIIILAFSFIDPLLHLFKIPLNLQGEASFVFLLGIIIFAVSNALVAFGAIQGGLQRMDITNKIAIAITIPNVIGTILFLKLGYGLPGLMVNNALILAISGTINFIVAFRLLPNPKVNPFLLDKKIFKMLFGFGIKRWVTRIEDIVTFQTDKLLISYFLSLSLIGYYQLGYLIVSKAREIPSLLISAIVPAASELEVGQRREEIIKLYLRGTKYLLAIAFPIFFFVFTAADLIVFAWLGENFSNVVLVIQIFAPSFLIMSLFTMGSAIAVGIGKPEFQMKAGGGQAILNLILSIILIIKMGFVGILLATLISVTVSTTYFGIRFHNYLKLMLINFSDRIKLGNLVFIPAILSIIIFIFNLGFKDILMSNRLYALLFLISEMLFFFISYLLILRKVNFFDEEDIKIFGRIFPLNSLNHRNGEQR from the coding sequence AACCCCTTATATTATTCGGCATATTGGGGTTGAAAGATATGGAATCTGGGCGATTGTGGGGGCGATAACCGGTTATTTTGGCTTAATGGATTTTGGAGTAAGAGATTCCTTTGTAAAATTCATCGCTGAATTTTACGCTAAAAAGGACTATAAAACAATAAATCAAGTTATTAACGTTGGTCTCGTGTTCTATTCTCTCCTGGGAGCAGTCATTATCATATTAGCCTTCTCTTTTATAGACCCTTTGCTCCATCTCTTTAAGATACCCCTCAACCTTCAGGGTGAGGCATCGTTCGTCTTTTTGCTGGGAATAATAATATTCGCCGTTTCCAACGCATTGGTGGCTTTTGGAGCTATCCAAGGCGGTCTGCAACGAATGGATATTACCAATAAAATCGCTATAGCTATCACCATTCCCAATGTTATTGGAACTATCCTCTTCTTAAAATTAGGATATGGTTTGCCCGGGTTGATGGTGAACAATGCCCTTATCCTGGCGATAAGTGGAACTATTAATTTTATAGTAGCTTTTAGGTTACTCCCCAACCCGAAGGTGAATCCTTTTTTGCTAGATAAAAAAATATTTAAGATGCTCTTTGGATTTGGGATAAAGCGTTGGGTAACGCGTATAGAGGATATTGTTACTTTCCAGACAGATAAGTTATTGATTTCGTATTTCTTGTCTCTTAGTTTAATAGGTTATTATCAGTTAGGATATTTAATTGTAAGCAAGGCAAGAGAAATACCTTCGCTGTTAATCTCAGCCATTGTCCCGGCAGCTTCTGAATTGGAGGTAGGACAGAGGAGAGAAGAGATAATTAAATTATATTTGCGAGGAACAAAATACCTTCTGGCAATAGCCTTCCCTATATTTTTCTTTGTTTTTACGGCAGCAGATTTGATTGTCTTTGCCTGGTTAGGGGAAAATTTTAGTAACGTCGTTCTTGTGATCCAGATATTTGCTCCCTCTTTTCTGATAATGTCCTTGTTTACGATGGGGTCAGCGATCGCCGTCGGTATTGGAAAACCTGAATTTCAAATGAAAGCCGGAGGGGGGCAGGCTATTTTAAACCTTATTCTTAGCATTATACTTATTATAAAAATGGGATTTGTGGGTATATTACTTGCCACCCTTATTTCTGTTACCGTAAGCACCACCTACTTTGGGATAAGATTCCACAATTACTTAAAGCTAATGTTGATCAATTTTAGCGACAGAATTAAATTGGGAAACCTTGTTTTTATCCCCGCCATATTGAGTATTATCATATTTATCTTTAACCTGGGGTTTAAGGATATTCTGATGTCAAATCGCCTCTACGCCTTATTATTTTTGATATCTGAGATGCTATTCTTTTTCATCAGCTATTTATTAATCTTACGAAAAGTGAATTTCTTTGATGAGGAGGATATAAAAATATTCGGAAGAATTTTTCCTCTAAACTCTCTTAATCATAGAAATGGTGAACAACGATAA